Genomic DNA from Ictidomys tridecemlineatus isolate mIctTri1 chromosome 6, mIctTri1.hap1, whole genome shotgun sequence:
TACGAGCTGAGACCTGAGTCACTTTTCACAGGCATCCTCTCCTCTACCCTTGCCGGGCCCTGCCCCCGCCCCTAGTGAAGATGGGCTCAGCCAAGAGCGTCCCAGTCACTCCAGCGCGGGCTCCACCGCACAACAAGCATCTGGCTCGAGTAGCGGACCCTCGTTCACCTAGTGCCGGCATTCAGCGCACTCCCATCCAGGTACTCGGCCATCATGAAAAAGGTGGAGAAATTGAATCCTTGGGCCTCTGCCTAACCTGATTCTGGGAGAGCCCTCATACCCCCACCCCACCGGAGACATTTTCTTACATGCTCATTCTGCATGGGGTAGGTTGAATGTCTGAGAGCCTTAGCAATTCCTGCCTGGAAAATGGGGAGGAGATAAGAAAATCAGGGCCCAGACTTGTTCTAGCCTATTGTCCTGACAGGTGGAGAGCTCCCCACAGTCAAGCCTACCAGCAGGAGAACAGCTGAAATGTCCAAAACAGGCCCTGGACTCAGATCCCCGCTCACCTACTCTTGGCATTGCACGGACACCTATGAAGACCAGCAGTGCAGGTAAGTGTTGGACCCAGGGAGTGTTGATGAGGTCATCCTTTATTATTCTTGGGTGGAGTCAAGGGGGAGGTGCTAGGGATCAGACTTGGGGCCTACTGTACACTCTgacactgaattacatccccagtttGCTTCTCACTCTTAACATTTTGCCCTCtcactttgatttcatttttcccatTCCCTCAACCACCCAGACACAAGCCCTAAGGTTCCTGTATCTTTCCCTCCTTGCTGAATGATTTGTATCATTATAAATTTGTATCCTAAAAGTAGATTACTacttaagtcattttttttcctttagaccCTCAGAGTCCAGTAATAAGAGAGCTGAGTGAAGTATTTGAGACTGAAGCATCCAAATCAGATCCTCCCCCAGCATCTGTTCTGCCCCTGGGAGTACCTTCATCTTCTGAATTGGACTTGCCTCTGGATACCCAGTTATCCCTTGAGGACCAGGTGCTACCTTGGAACGACACTGAGCTCCCTTCCAAACAGGTGTCTTCTCAAGAGGATGCAAGACATCCCACAGAAACCCCTGTGGCCAGCCAGAGCTCAGACAAGCTCTCAAAAGACCCTGAGAGTCCTCGATCTTCAGGTATAAAATCTAAGGGCAAGGTATAGGGAAGAGAAAATAGGATAATATCCTGGGATAATGTACA
This window encodes:
- the Cdca3 gene encoding cell division cycle-associated protein 3 isoform X1 — translated: MGSAKSVPVTPARAPPHNKHLARVADPRSPSAGIQRTPIQVESSPQSSLPAGEQLKCPKQALDSDPRSPTLGIARTPMKTSSADPQSPVIRELSEVFETEASKSDPPPASVLPLGVPSSSELDLPLDTQLSLEDQVLPWNDTELPSKQVSSQEDARHPTETPVASQSSDKLSKDPESPRSSGSKLSRRKPNKVLGRSPLTILQDDNSPGTLTPRQGKRPSPLSENVRELKEGAILGTGRLLKTGGRAWEQGQDHDKENQHFALVES
- the Cdca3 gene encoding cell division cycle-associated protein 3 isoform X2, giving the protein MLILHGVESSPQSSLPAGEQLKCPKQALDSDPRSPTLGIARTPMKTSSADPQSPVIRELSEVFETEASKSDPPPASVLPLGVPSSSELDLPLDTQLSLEDQVLPWNDTELPSKQVSSQEDARHPTETPVASQSSDKLSKDPESPRSSGSKLSRRKPNKVLGRSPLTILQDDNSPGTLTPRQGKRPSPLSENVRELKEGAILGTGRLLKTGGRAWEQGQDHDKENQHFALVES